In the Alkaliphilus oremlandii OhILAs genome, one interval contains:
- a CDS encoding NCS2 family permease encodes MSKENTQLSTVDKYFRLSEKKTDVKTEVIAGITTYITMAYILFVNPDILSKAGMDYNAVFLATCLSAAIGTLIMGFYANIPFAQAPGMGLNAFFTYGVVMGLGYTWQQALAAILISGILFIVLTITGAREAIIKAIPTSLKHAISGGIGLFIALLGFTNSGIIIADPNTFLAFSRFDNAPVILAVIGLVITGILMVKNVKGSILIGIIATTLIGIPMGVTNTSINASFSFDLSPTFMQMDFAGLLKLGEASFIGAIASVATVIISFALVDMFDTIGTLIGTATKAGMLDQNGDLPNMDKALLADAVATSAGAVLGTSTVTTFVESAAGVAAGGKTGLTAVTAGMLFLFSVFLAPLAGIVPAQATAPALIIVGVLMMGAVKQVNFDDFEEALPAFFTIAIMPFTYSIANGIAAGLIFYPIMKISTGKAKEVHPTVYVLALLFILRFTILPH; translated from the coding sequence ATGAGTAAAGAAAACACTCAATTATCAACGGTAGATAAGTATTTTAGACTGTCTGAAAAGAAAACAGACGTAAAAACTGAAGTTATTGCTGGTATTACTACTTATATTACGATGGCTTATATTTTATTTGTAAATCCAGACATTCTATCGAAAGCAGGAATGGATTACAATGCAGTATTCTTAGCAACATGTTTATCAGCAGCAATTGGAACTTTAATCATGGGATTCTATGCAAACATTCCTTTTGCACAAGCGCCAGGAATGGGATTGAACGCTTTCTTCACCTATGGCGTTGTTATGGGATTAGGGTATACATGGCAGCAAGCTTTAGCTGCAATTCTTATTTCAGGTATTTTATTTATCGTATTAACTATAACTGGAGCAAGAGAAGCTATTATAAAGGCAATTCCTACATCTTTAAAGCATGCAATCAGCGGTGGTATTGGTTTGTTTATCGCTTTGCTAGGATTTACAAATTCAGGAATTATTATAGCCGATCCAAACACATTTTTAGCTTTTAGCCGTTTTGACAATGCACCTGTTATTTTAGCGGTAATCGGTCTAGTAATCACAGGTATTTTAATGGTGAAAAACGTGAAAGGCTCCATCTTAATTGGTATTATTGCAACAACCTTGATTGGTATTCCAATGGGTGTTACAAACACAAGTATCAATGCGTCTTTTAGCTTTGACTTAAGCCCTACATTTATGCAAATGGACTTTGCTGGATTATTAAAGCTTGGTGAAGCAAGTTTTATAGGGGCCATTGCAAGTGTAGCAACAGTAATTATCTCTTTTGCCCTAGTAGATATGTTCGATACCATTGGAACATTAATCGGTACAGCGACAAAAGCAGGAATGTTAGACCAAAATGGAGATCTTCCAAATATGGATAAGGCTTTATTAGCAGATGCTGTGGCAACTTCTGCAGGTGCTGTTTTAGGTACATCTACGGTTACAACATTCGTTGAGTCCGCAGCAGGTGTTGCAGCAGGTGGAAAAACTGGACTTACAGCGGTTACAGCGGGAATGCTATTCCTATTTTCAGTATTTTTAGCACCATTGGCTGGAATCGTGCCAGCACAAGCCACTGCACCGGCATTAATTATCGTTGGTGTATTGATGATGGGTGCAGTAAAACAAGTGAATTTTGATGACTTTGAAGAGGCGCTACCAGCATTTTTCACAATTGCAATTATGCCATTTACCTATAGCATTGCGAATGGAATTGCAGCAGGATTAATCTTCTATCCGATTATGAAGATATCAACTGGTAAAGCAAAAGAGGTTCATCCTACAGTGTATGTACTGGCATTATTGTTCATTTTAAGATTTACAATATTGCCTCACTAA
- a CDS encoding 5-(carboxyamino)imidazole ribonucleotide synthase produces MALDKKIKNSPNTVKIGIIGGGQLGKMIILEGKKLGIQFIVLDPDENCPAASIADEQILGGYYDSEKIEKLAACCHVLTYEVEHIHADILMALVEKGHSIQPAPTTLKMIQNKYRQKTFLLEKGIATTEFEKITTVVDIENYIRREGLPAILKSCYGGYDGKGNKVIRTVDEIEKAYQLLGGSTNELMIEKYITFTHEISVIAARGAYGEIRLFPIGENIHEENILRTTIVPARVEASVLQKAEKLALEVMEELEGTGVFCIEMFVDPEGNVLVNEIAPRVHNSGHYTMEGCNISQFQQHLMAILEYPLATPYLIKPSLMMNLLGEEKEGRAMIEGLTEVLQYDDTYVHFYGKEYTKPLRKMGHVTLLGHNPEALMDKAEKVKKVLKITGY; encoded by the coding sequence ATGGCTTTGGATAAAAAAATCAAAAATAGTCCAAATACTGTGAAAATAGGAATTATTGGCGGCGGTCAGTTAGGTAAGATGATCATATTGGAAGGGAAAAAACTGGGCATACAATTTATTGTCCTAGATCCCGATGAAAATTGTCCAGCAGCATCCATAGCAGATGAGCAGATCCTTGGCGGGTATTACGACTCAGAAAAGATAGAAAAATTGGCAGCATGCTGCCATGTGCTGACTTATGAAGTTGAGCATATTCATGCAGATATACTGATGGCATTGGTAGAAAAAGGTCATTCCATACAGCCGGCACCGACTACATTGAAAATGATTCAAAATAAATACAGACAGAAAACTTTTTTATTAGAGAAAGGCATTGCAACAACGGAATTTGAAAAGATAACGACAGTGGTGGACATTGAAAATTATATTCGTAGAGAAGGATTGCCCGCCATTTTAAAAAGCTGCTACGGTGGCTACGATGGCAAAGGCAATAAGGTCATAAGAACCGTAGATGAAATAGAAAAAGCATATCAGCTTTTAGGTGGTTCTACCAATGAGCTGATGATAGAGAAATATATTACATTCACTCATGAAATCTCTGTGATTGCGGCCAGAGGTGCCTATGGAGAGATCCGACTGTTTCCAATAGGAGAAAACATTCATGAGGAGAACATATTGAGAACCACCATCGTACCAGCTAGGGTGGAAGCCAGTGTTTTACAGAAGGCAGAAAAATTGGCACTTGAAGTAATGGAGGAGTTAGAGGGAACCGGTGTTTTTTGTATTGAAATGTTTGTAGACCCAGAAGGTAATGTTCTTGTCAATGAGATCGCACCAAGGGTACATAACTCAGGACATTATACCATGGAGGGGTGCAATATATCTCAGTTCCAGCAGCATTTAATGGCAATTTTAGAATATCCTCTCGCTACACCGTATTTAATCAAGCCGAGCTTGATGATGAACCTTCTTGGCGAGGAAAAAGAGGGAAGGGCCATGATCGAAGGATTGACAGAGGTATTGCAGTATGATGATACTTACGTTCATTTTTATGGGAAAGAATATACGAAGCCTCTTAGGAAAATGGGTCACGTTACATTACTTGGACATAATCCAGAGGCGTTAATGGATAAAGCAGAAAAAGTAAAAAAGGTTCTTAAAATCACAGGATATTAG
- the purE gene encoding 5-(carboxyamino)imidazole ribonucleotide mutase, with product MKSPVVSIIMGSDSDLPIMKEAAKLLSDFGITYECTIVSAHRTPERLFDFAKNAAERGIQVVIAGAGGAAHLPGMVAAITHLPVIGVPIQSKALGGVDSLYSIVQMPLGVPVATVAINGGGNAGLLAAQIISLLDEEVKGKLIDYKEHLNRTVIEKAKRLEEIGWENY from the coding sequence ATGAAGTCTCCAGTGGTCAGTATTATTATGGGAAGCGATTCAGATTTACCGATTATGAAAGAGGCTGCAAAATTATTATCGGATTTTGGAATAACCTACGAATGTACCATTGTATCTGCACATCGTACGCCAGAAAGATTATTTGATTTTGCAAAAAATGCAGCAGAGCGAGGGATTCAGGTTGTGATTGCAGGGGCAGGCGGTGCAGCCCATCTACCAGGGATGGTGGCGGCCATCACCCATCTACCCGTAATCGGCGTCCCGATTCAAAGTAAAGCCTTAGGTGGTGTGGATTCATTGTATTCCATCGTACAGATGCCTTTAGGTGTTCCTGTGGCAACTGTAGCAATTAATGGGGGCGGAAACGCAGGACTATTGGCAGCACAGATAATTTCTCTTTTAGATGAAGAGGTAAAAGGAAAGTTGATAGATTATAAAGAGCATTTAAATAGGACTGTTATAGAAAAAGCAAAGCGACTTGAGGAAATTGGATGGGAAAACTACTAA
- the purF gene encoding amidophosphoribosyltransferase, with amino-acid sequence MEKCIPVFNEGYQDKLKEECGVIGMFQWNETNAAASLFYGLYALQHRGQESAGIASNDGNRSYHYKKNGLVAEIFDDEILEQLEGHISMGHVRYGTSGGKSAANAQPFVVKTENKSIALAHNGSLVNGQELKHILKAEGYRFESAIDSEVIIKLLAKYSKESLLIGIERTMDLIQGAYSLVIMTESELVGIRDPYGLRPLCLGELEEGGYVLASESCALDAIGATLVRDVAPGEIITVNKEGIRSTYYSKRVKRASCVFEYVYFARPDSILDGANVYEARKNAGKVLAKEHPIDADMVVAVPDSSIPIALGYAEELGLPFGEGLFKNRYVGRTFIEPDQPSRERALRLKLSPLTRNIKGKKIVLVDDSIVRGTTSKKIVAELKRAGAKEVHLRISSPPVAYSCYFGIDTPTRSELLGSTKSIEEIRELVGADTLGYISLEGLLASTGINAENFCTACFNGNYPMKVEE; translated from the coding sequence ATGGAGAAGTGTATTCCAGTTTTTAATGAGGGATATCAGGATAAATTAAAAGAAGAGTGTGGCGTTATAGGGATGTTTCAATGGAATGAAACAAATGCAGCGGCATCTTTATTTTATGGTCTTTATGCACTTCAGCATAGGGGGCAGGAGAGTGCTGGTATTGCAAGTAATGATGGAAACCGAAGCTATCATTATAAGAAAAATGGCCTTGTAGCAGAAATCTTTGATGATGAAATATTGGAGCAGCTAGAGGGGCATATATCTATGGGTCATGTGCGATACGGGACATCGGGAGGAAAATCAGCAGCAAATGCACAACCATTCGTTGTAAAAACTGAGAACAAAAGTATAGCCTTAGCCCATAATGGAAGTTTAGTAAATGGGCAGGAATTAAAGCATATTTTGAAAGCTGAAGGATATCGATTTGAAAGTGCCATCGATAGTGAAGTAATCATTAAGCTCTTAGCTAAATACAGTAAGGAATCACTTTTAATTGGAATAGAAAGAACAATGGACTTAATTCAGGGTGCCTATTCCCTAGTAATTATGACTGAAAGTGAACTGGTAGGAATCAGAGATCCATATGGTTTAAGACCTTTATGCTTAGGCGAGCTGGAAGAAGGCGGATATGTGTTGGCTTCAGAAAGCTGTGCCTTGGATGCTATCGGTGCTACCTTAGTTCGAGATGTAGCGCCAGGTGAAATTATTACAGTTAACAAAGAAGGAATTCGCTCTACTTATTACAGTAAAAGAGTAAAAAGAGCTTCCTGTGTATTTGAATACGTTTACTTTGCAAGACCGGATAGTATCTTAGATGGTGCCAATGTTTATGAGGCAAGGAAGAATGCAGGAAAGGTGTTGGCAAAGGAACATCCCATCGATGCAGATATGGTGGTAGCCGTGCCAGACTCTTCCATTCCCATTGCCTTAGGATATGCAGAAGAGTTGGGGCTCCCCTTTGGAGAGGGATTATTTAAAAACCGATATGTGGGCAGAACCTTTATCGAGCCGGATCAACCATCAAGAGAGCGAGCTCTAAGATTAAAGCTAAGTCCTTTGACGAGAAATATTAAAGGAAAAAAAATTGTATTGGTGGACGATTCTATTGTAAGAGGAACCACCAGTAAAAAAATCGTGGCAGAATTGAAAAGAGCAGGAGCCAAGGAGGTTCACCTTAGAATCAGCTCTCCGCCAGTTGCCTATAGTTGTTATTTTGGAATCGATACACCGACGAGAAGTGAGCTTTTAGGTTCTACAAAGTCCATTGAGGAAATAAGGGAGCTGGTAGGAGCGGATACTCTGGGTTATATTAGCTTAGAAGGATTGTTAGCATCCACAGGAATCAATGCAGAGAATTTCTGTACGGCATGCTTTAATGGAAATTATCCAATGAAGGTTGAAGAATAA
- the purM gene encoding phosphoribosylformylglycinamidine cyclo-ligase: MKITYKSAGVDVDEGQRAVQLMKNHVKSTFNSNVLADIGGFGGLFSLNIKDYKEPVLVAGTDGVGTKLKIAFMMDKHDTIGQDCVAMCVNDILCQGGKPLFFLDYVATGKLVGEKIAQIVGGIAEGCRKAGSALIGGETAEMPGLYAENEYDLAGFAVGIVDREQIITGANIKAGDIILGLPSNGIHSNGYSLVRKLFFEVLDMKITDYVEEFGTTLGEELLKPTKIYVKEILSLIEAIPVKGISHITGGGFFENIPRILPENVDAKINVDAWQIPPIFKFMAEKGNMSKDDIFGTFNMGIGMVVVVSKEDVNGAIAVLNKAGQEAHIIGEVVEGAKQVIL, encoded by the coding sequence ATGAAGATTACCTATAAGAGTGCTGGTGTGGACGTGGATGAAGGGCAAAGAGCAGTGCAATTGATGAAGAACCACGTAAAGAGCACCTTTAATTCCAATGTTTTAGCGGATATTGGCGGCTTTGGTGGGCTATTTTCTTTAAATATAAAGGACTATAAAGAGCCAGTTTTAGTGGCAGGTACTGACGGCGTTGGGACAAAGCTAAAGATTGCATTTATGATGGATAAGCACGATACCATCGGTCAGGATTGTGTAGCCATGTGTGTCAATGATATTTTATGCCAAGGTGGGAAGCCATTATTCTTCTTGGACTATGTTGCAACTGGAAAATTGGTTGGGGAAAAAATTGCACAGATTGTTGGTGGCATAGCGGAAGGATGTCGCAAGGCAGGAAGTGCATTAATTGGTGGTGAAACTGCTGAAATGCCAGGGTTATATGCAGAGAACGAATATGATTTGGCAGGCTTTGCTGTGGGCATTGTGGATAGGGAACAAATTATTACGGGAGCAAATATAAAGGCTGGGGATATTATTTTAGGTCTACCTTCCAATGGCATTCACAGCAATGGCTATTCCTTGGTTCGAAAGCTGTTTTTTGAAGTCCTAGACATGAAAATTACGGATTATGTCGAAGAATTTGGAACAACCTTAGGGGAAGAGTTACTAAAACCTACAAAAATATACGTGAAAGAAATATTAAGTCTAATTGAGGCGATTCCTGTAAAAGGAATATCCCATATTACTGGTGGTGGTTTTTTTGAAAATATACCACGCATTCTGCCGGAAAATGTAGATGCTAAAATTAATGTAGATGCTTGGCAGATCCCGCCTATATTTAAGTTCATGGCTGAAAAAGGCAATATGAGTAAGGACGATATTTTTGGTACATTTAATATGGGCATCGGCATGGTGGTGGTTGTTTCTAAAGAGGATGTAAATGGTGCAATTGCAGTGCTGAACAAAGCAGGGCAAGAGGCTCATATCATCGGAGAAGTCGTTGAGGGTGCAAAACAGGTGATCCTATGA
- the purN gene encoding phosphoribosylglycinamide formyltransferase — protein sequence MKPLNIAVMISGSGSNLQALIDQIHKTNLGGNIALVLSNKEGVYGLRRAEENRIPAMVIHRKQYESVAEYEKALMKVLEEKEIDLIVLAGYLSFIPVSLIQQYKNRIMNIHPSLIPSFCGKGFYGEKVHEGVLQRGVKLTGATVHFVNEEMDGGPIIIQEAVAVDFYDTVETVQKKVLEIEHRILPLAVTLFIEGRLRVEGSKVAVLNS from the coding sequence ATGAAGCCTTTGAACATAGCTGTGATGATCTCTGGCAGTGGTAGCAACCTTCAGGCTTTAATCGATCAGATTCATAAGACGAATTTGGGAGGAAACATTGCCTTAGTCCTATCCAACAAAGAAGGGGTATACGGCCTAAGAAGAGCAGAAGAAAATCGTATTCCTGCCATGGTGATTCATCGAAAACAATATGAATCGGTGGCTGAATATGAGAAAGCTTTAATGAAAGTTTTAGAAGAAAAAGAGATCGATTTAATCGTTCTAGCAGGATATTTGTCCTTCATACCAGTGTCTCTAATTCAGCAATACAAAAATAGAATCATGAATATTCATCCATCCTTAATCCCTAGTTTTTGCGGCAAAGGATTCTATGGAGAAAAGGTCCATGAGGGTGTTCTTCAAAGGGGTGTAAAGCTGACGGGCGCAACGGTTCATTTTGTCAATGAGGAAATGGATGGGGGACCGATTATTATTCAGGAAGCTGTAGCGGTTGATTTTTATGATACCGTAGAGACGGTACAGAAAAAGGTCCTTGAAATTGAACATAGAATTCTGCCTTTGGCTGTGACCCTTTTTATTGAAGGTCGATTGCGGGTTGAAGGTAGCAAAGTAGCGGTATTAAATTCGTAA
- the purH gene encoding bifunctional phosphoribosylaminoimidazolecarboxamide formyltransferase/IMP cyclohydrolase, whose translation MVKRALLSVSDKEGIVQLAQNLSSFNIEILSTGGTAKLLRESGIDVRDVSEVTGFPECLDGRVKTLHPAVHGGILAIRDNANHMDTLKELEITPIDLVVINLYPFKETILKSDVTLAEAIENIDIGGPTMLRAAAKNHRDVTVIIDPKDYHRVLEEIKENGDTKLDTRYQLALKVFQHTAQYDALIADYLGKQISEEKIGANTITLTYEKVQDLRYGENPHQKAGFYKEIGANKGTLVDGVQLHGKELSFNNINDANGALELLKEFQEPTVVAVKHTNPCGVASGTNIEEAWHKAYESDPLSIFGGIVAANRAVTKTMAAAMKEIFLEVIIAPNFTEEALEVFKEKKNLRLIKIEDICNGNHHSYQIKKVQGGILLQEDDHILFEQLDVVTEKEPTEEEKEDLAFAFKIVKHVKSNGIVFVKNKQTLAIGPGQTSRIWALENAVKNTTHSLKGSVLASDAFFPFRDCVDTAFGAGVKAIIQPGGSINDGVSIKACNEHGISMVFTGFRHFKH comes from the coding sequence ATGGTAAAGAGAGCATTGCTTAGTGTATCTGATAAAGAAGGTATTGTACAGCTGGCCCAAAATCTTTCGTCGTTCAATATTGAGATTCTTTCAACGGGAGGAACGGCAAAGCTATTGAGGGAATCTGGCATTGATGTGAGGGATGTTTCTGAAGTAACGGGTTTTCCGGAGTGTCTAGACGGCAGAGTAAAAACATTGCATCCTGCTGTCCATGGTGGCATTCTAGCCATTCGAGATAATGCGAATCATATGGATACACTAAAGGAGCTAGAAATTACACCCATCGATTTGGTGGTAATCAATCTATATCCTTTTAAAGAGACCATCTTAAAGTCCGATGTAACACTGGCAGAAGCCATAGAAAATATCGATATTGGCGGACCTACCATGCTAAGGGCGGCGGCAAAGAATCACAGGGATGTAACAGTAATCATCGATCCCAAGGATTACCACAGAGTTCTTGAAGAAATAAAGGAAAATGGCGATACAAAATTAGACACCAGATATCAGCTGGCCTTAAAGGTATTCCAGCATACTGCACAGTATGACGCTTTAATTGCGGATTACTTAGGGAAACAAATCTCGGAGGAAAAGATCGGAGCGAATACCATTACCTTAACATACGAGAAGGTTCAAGACCTACGATATGGAGAAAATCCTCATCAAAAAGCAGGATTTTATAAAGAGATTGGTGCAAATAAGGGGACCCTTGTGGATGGCGTACAGCTTCATGGAAAAGAGCTATCCTTTAACAATATCAACGATGCCAATGGGGCTTTAGAACTTTTAAAAGAGTTTCAGGAGCCTACCGTTGTGGCAGTAAAGCACACGAATCCTTGTGGTGTAGCCTCTGGAACGAATATTGAGGAAGCTTGGCATAAAGCTTATGAATCGGATCCACTTTCTATCTTTGGGGGTATTGTTGCAGCAAATAGAGCTGTTACAAAGACCATGGCAGCGGCAATGAAGGAAATATTCTTAGAGGTTATCATCGCACCGAATTTCACAGAAGAAGCTTTAGAAGTGTTCAAGGAAAAGAAAAATCTTCGTTTAATTAAAATAGAAGATATTTGCAATGGGAATCATCATTCCTACCAAATAAAAAAAGTTCAGGGCGGTATCCTTCTCCAAGAAGACGATCATATCTTGTTCGAACAGCTGGATGTGGTAACGGAGAAGGAACCAACGGAAGAAGAAAAGGAAGATCTAGCATTTGCCTTTAAAATTGTAAAGCATGTGAAATCCAATGGGATTGTATTCGTTAAGAATAAACAGACCTTAGCCATTGGGCCGGGACAGACCAGTAGGATCTGGGCTCTTGAAAATGCAGTGAAAAATACGACCCATTCCCTTAAAGGAAGTGTATTGGCATCGGATGCCTTCTTCCCTTTTAGAGATTGTGTCGATACGGCATTCGGTGCGGGAGTAAAAGCTATTATTCAGCCTGGTGGATCCATCAATGATGGTGTATCGATTAAAGCCTGCAACGAGCATGGCATATCCATGGTGTTTACAGGATTTAGACATTTCAAACATTAA
- the purD gene encoding phosphoribosylamine--glycine ligase, whose product MKVLIIGSGGREHTIAWKLQQSPLVTEIFCAPGNAGTTQIATNVEINSNDMDQLVEFAERNAIDLTVVGPEEPLVNGIVDKFREKNLSIIGPDKNGAQLEGSKAFAKAFMDKYHIPTAKYDEVHTLEEGIAALEKYSYPVVVKADGLAAGKGVFICESKEEAAAAMKELLEDQILGDAGKDVVIEEFLSGIETSILCFVDGKTIVPMVSSQDHKRAFDGDQGPNTGGMGTYSPNYVYTEDIEKRVEREILAPTLYGIQKEEMDYRGIVFIGLMITDHGPKVLEYNVRFGDPETQVVLPRLETDLVQIFNSIIHGKLEDMNIQWTENGAVCVILASGGYPNQYEKGLEITGLEEMEDLLIFHSGTTMSGGKMVTAGGRVLGVVAIDKNTEEARNKVYRNIDKIKFEGSFYRRDIGTK is encoded by the coding sequence ATGAAGGTATTGATAATCGGTAGTGGTGGTAGGGAGCACACCATCGCGTGGAAGCTACAGCAAAGCCCTTTGGTCACAGAAATATTCTGTGCCCCTGGCAATGCCGGTACAACCCAAATCGCTACAAATGTAGAAATCAATAGCAATGATATGGATCAACTGGTGGAATTTGCTGAAAGAAATGCCATTGACTTAACCGTTGTAGGTCCAGAAGAGCCTTTGGTCAATGGGATTGTAGACAAATTTAGAGAGAAAAATCTAAGCATCATCGGACCGGATAAAAATGGAGCACAGCTAGAAGGAAGCAAAGCGTTTGCAAAAGCTTTTATGGACAAATATCATATTCCAACCGCAAAATATGATGAAGTTCATACTTTGGAAGAAGGGATTGCTGCTCTTGAAAAATATTCCTATCCAGTAGTTGTGAAGGCAGACGGTCTAGCAGCTGGTAAAGGGGTGTTTATTTGTGAAAGTAAAGAAGAAGCTGCTGCTGCAATGAAGGAATTGTTAGAGGATCAAATCCTTGGGGATGCTGGAAAAGATGTGGTGATTGAAGAATTTTTATCCGGCATCGAGACCTCCATTCTATGTTTTGTAGATGGAAAAACAATCGTTCCGATGGTCAGTAGCCAAGACCATAAGAGAGCCTTCGATGGAGATCAGGGACCGAATACAGGGGGAATGGGTACCTACTCTCCGAACTACGTCTATACAGAGGACATTGAAAAGCGGGTAGAGCGTGAGATCCTAGCACCGACTTTGTATGGAATACAGAAGGAAGAAATGGACTATAGGGGGATTGTGTTCATTGGACTGATGATCACGGATCATGGACCAAAGGTTTTAGAATATAATGTTCGTTTTGGGGACCCGGAAACCCAAGTGGTATTGCCTAGATTAGAAACGGATTTGGTCCAGATATTCAATAGCATCATCCATGGGAAATTAGAGGATATGAATATCCAGTGGACAGAAAATGGCGCTGTTTGCGTCATACTAGCTTCTGGTGGATATCCAAACCAATATGAAAAAGGATTAGAGATTACGGGGCTAGAGGAAATGGAAGATTTATTGATATTCCACTCTGGAACAACAATGAGCGGGGGAAAAATGGTGACTGCTGGGGGAAGGGTATTGGGCGTAGTTGCAATTGATAAAAATACAGAAGAAGCTCGGAATAAAGTATATCGCAATATCGATAAAATTAAATTTGAAGGAAGCTTTTACAGAAGGGATATCGGCACCAAATAG
- a CDS encoding methyl-accepting chemotaxis protein: MQITIIGGGEGGSSILKTFMKMKDLEVVGIVDIDENAPGIQLAKEIGINYGSSVREMLLKKTDLIVEVTGSNRVSDEIDMHNVHQAEVIHSAGAKLMTLLVKNEEKLTKQLEIQMNEIRNISYVTGESVMKMHESITHTTSLSDTLNEFADRTIKHVKETDQIIKFINKITQQTNILGLNASIEAARAGEHGRGFAIVAKEVQKLATNSEDFTKKIGEILGKISDEIFSVTKEIEQLNTITQNQHHMGAELQSAVAQLSESLK; encoded by the coding sequence ATGCAAATCACAATTATTGGCGGCGGTGAAGGCGGAAGTTCTATTTTAAAAACATTTATGAAAATGAAAGACCTCGAAGTCGTGGGAATAGTTGATATAGATGAGAATGCACCTGGCATACAACTAGCAAAGGAAATAGGCATCAATTATGGTAGTAGTGTGAGGGAGATGTTGTTAAAGAAAACAGATCTTATTGTGGAAGTCACAGGAAGTAATCGAGTATCCGATGAGATAGATATGCACAACGTTCACCAAGCGGAGGTTATCCATAGTGCGGGTGCTAAATTAATGACGCTGCTCGTAAAAAATGAAGAAAAGCTTACGAAGCAACTAGAGATTCAAATGAACGAAATAAGGAATATCAGCTATGTAACGGGAGAAAGTGTAATGAAAATGCATGAGAGCATTACACACACCACATCCCTGAGTGATACCTTAAATGAATTTGCTGATAGAACCATTAAACATGTAAAAGAAACGGATCAAATTATTAAGTTTATTAATAAAATCACGCAACAAACCAATATTCTTGGATTAAATGCTTCTATAGAGGCGGCCAGAGCAGGAGAGCATGGACGGGGTTTCGCTATCGTTGCAAAGGAAGTTCAAAAGCTTGCAACCAATAGTGAGGATTTCACAAAGAAAATTGGGGAGATATTAGGGAAAATCAGTGATGAAATATTCTCCGTTACGAAGGAAATTGAGCAATTAAATACCATCACTCAGAACCAACACCACATGGGTGCAGAGCTACAATCTGCTGTTGCTCAGTTATCAGAATCCTTAAAATAA
- a CDS encoding MetQ/NlpA family ABC transporter substrate-binding protein, translated as MKNNKKNILFWLIGILTVSLVLTSCGKAPSENANTNSDAPTENKPSVLTVGATPEPHAQILKVVEPLLKKEGVELKIIEFTDYILPNLALSGGEIDANFFQHAPYMESFIASNKVKLESVAKIHVEPLGLYSKKINDFSELADGAKISIPNDPTNGGRALILLEANGLIKLKENAGLEATEKDVVENPKKLTFVPLEAPQLPRSLEDVDASVINTNYALEAGLNPLNDALILENEDSPYANILVVTPEHSKDENITKLIKALTSPEVKNFINDKYKGAIIPAF; from the coding sequence ATGAAAAACAACAAAAAAAATATTCTATTCTGGTTGATCGGAATTCTTACTGTATCTCTTGTTCTAACAAGCTGTGGTAAAGCACCAAGTGAAAATGCAAACACAAATAGTGATGCCCCTACTGAAAATAAGCCTTCTGTACTAACCGTTGGTGCTACACCTGAACCGCACGCACAAATACTAAAGGTGGTAGAACCGCTTCTAAAAAAAGAAGGCGTTGAGCTTAAAATTATAGAGTTTACAGATTATATTCTTCCGAACCTAGCACTTTCCGGCGGAGAAATCGATGCAAACTTTTTCCAACATGCACCTTATATGGAGTCCTTTATAGCAAGCAATAAAGTAAAACTAGAGTCTGTTGCCAAAATTCACGTTGAGCCACTAGGGCTTTATTCTAAAAAAATAAATGATTTCAGCGAACTTGCAGATGGCGCTAAAATTTCAATTCCAAACGACCCTACCAATGGCGGTAGAGCGCTCATTCTTCTTGAAGCAAATGGATTAATCAAATTAAAGGAAAATGCAGGACTTGAGGCTACAGAAAAGGATGTCGTTGAAAATCCAAAAAAATTAACATTCGTACCACTAGAGGCCCCACAGCTGCCTCGATCCTTAGAGGATGTAGATGCCTCTGTCATCAATACCAATTATGCTTTAGAAGCCGGTCTAAATCCGTTAAATGATGCCCTTATTTTAGAAAATGAAGACTCTCCTTATGCCAACATATTGGTTGTAACGCCGGAGCATTCTAAGGATGAAAATATCACTAAATTAATCAAAGCGCTGACTTCCCCTGAAGTGAAAAACTTTATTAATGATAAATACAAGGGTGCGATTATTCCTGCATTCTAA